From a region of the Methylomonas rapida genome:
- a CDS encoding methyltransferase family protein, whose amino-acid sequence MTSIRILWLLLCLGWIGAEIRLARKTKARQTDIVHGETRSQTWLWGGALASLGLAFSFKQLAWLPIPIDYLPRQAVALLVFAAGLGLRYWAIKTLGQFFTTHPTIQHRHVLISCGPYRWLRHPAYSGLLLALAAAGLAMGDGLALFVVTVPVFLTFNYRIGIEERLLQQKFATEYREYRDSTWKLIPWLF is encoded by the coding sequence ATGACATCGATACGCATCCTCTGGCTACTGCTTTGTTTAGGTTGGATAGGGGCCGAAATCCGTTTGGCACGCAAAACCAAGGCTCGACAGACTGACATCGTGCATGGGGAAACGCGTTCGCAAACCTGGTTATGGGGGGGCGCGCTGGCCAGTTTGGGCCTGGCCTTTAGCTTCAAGCAACTGGCCTGGCTGCCGATTCCGATCGATTATTTACCCAGACAAGCCGTTGCGCTGCTGGTGTTCGCCGCCGGGCTTGGCCTTCGCTATTGGGCCATCAAAACCCTGGGCCAGTTTTTTACCACCCATCCGACCATACAACACCGGCATGTTCTGATCAGTTGCGGGCCTTACCGCTGGTTGAGACATCCGGCCTATTCTGGGTTGTTATTGGCGCTTGCCGCTGCGGGCTTGGCAATGGGCGATGGATTGGCACTTTTTGTGGTGACGGTTCCGGTTTTTTTGACGTTCAACTATCGCATCGGCATCGAAGAACGACTACTGCAACAAAAGTTCGCCACCGAGTATCGCGAGTACCGCGACAGCACATGGAAACTGATCCCGTGGCTCTTTTGA
- the queF gene encoding preQ(1) synthase has protein sequence MTTKPSSDLTTFENPRPARDFTIRIDIPEFTCLCPMTGQPDFAKLIIEYVPDKLCVELKSLKLYMWTFRERGAFHEAVTNEILDHIVAAISPNFMRLRAEFNVRGGIYTTVIAEHRNPDWQAPQLVNLP, from the coding sequence ATGACCACGAAACCCAGTTCAGACTTGACCACCTTCGAAAACCCAAGACCGGCGCGCGACTTTACCATCCGCATCGACATTCCGGAATTTACCTGTTTGTGCCCGATGACCGGACAACCCGACTTCGCCAAACTGATCATCGAATACGTACCGGACAAGCTCTGTGTCGAATTGAAATCGCTGAAGCTCTACATGTGGACGTTCCGCGAACGCGGCGCGTTTCATGAAGCCGTCACCAACGAGATTCTCGATCACATCGTCGCGGCGATTTCACCCAACTTCATGCGCCTGCGCGCCGAGTTCAACGTGCGCGGCGGCATTTACACCACCGTGATCGCCGAACACCGCAATCCCGACTGGCAAGCGCCGCAATTGGTCAATCTGCCTTAA
- a CDS encoding EscU/YscU/HrcU family type III secretion system export apparatus switch protein encodes MSGRTFYNADIAVALQYDGKNAPKVTAKGEGFTAQQILAIAEKHGVPLQNEPELARILAQVPLGDEIPQPLYVAVAEVIAFAYFISGKTPDSNT; translated from the coding sequence GTGAGCGGTAGAACCTTCTACAACGCCGACATTGCCGTCGCGCTGCAATACGACGGCAAGAACGCGCCCAAGGTCACGGCCAAGGGGGAAGGCTTTACCGCTCAGCAAATCCTGGCGATCGCCGAAAAACATGGCGTGCCGCTGCAAAACGAACCCGAACTGGCCAGGATTTTGGCGCAAGTGCCGCTCGGGGACGAAATCCCGCAGCCGCTCTATGTTGCCGTCGCCGAAGTGATCGCCTTTGCTTATTTCATCAGCGGGAAAACGCCCGACTCCAACACATGA
- the rlmN gene encoding 23S rRNA (adenine(2503)-C(2))-methyltransferase RlmN, producing the protein MNSATASAKPALINLLDLDRKGLQAFFVGLGEKPFRATQLLKWIYQEGVVDFDDMTNLSKSLRTHLKAHCEIKTPEIVAEQLASDGTCKWAMQTHCGNKVETVYIPEERRATLCISSQVGCALACSFCSTAQQGFNRNLSAGEIIGQLYLAQKRLGPERRITNVVMMGMGEPLLNFDNVVAAMNLMMDDFAYGLSKRRVTISTSGVVPAMHRLGQACDVSMAVSLHAPNDALRDQLVPINQKYPLAELMEACREYAKIGPRKHITFEYVMLAGVNDSLEDAKTLVKLLKNVPSKVNLIPFNPFPQSPYRCSDTATILKFRDVLHNAGIVTTIRKTRGEDIDAACGQLVGQVQDKSRRHLKLQNARMENHAV; encoded by the coding sequence ATGAACTCTGCGACCGCATCCGCTAAGCCGGCGTTGATCAATCTGCTGGATCTCGACAGAAAAGGCCTGCAGGCCTTTTTTGTCGGTCTGGGCGAAAAACCCTTTCGCGCGACTCAATTATTGAAATGGATTTATCAGGAAGGCGTCGTCGATTTCGACGACATGACCAACCTGAGCAAATCCCTGCGCACGCATTTAAAAGCACACTGCGAAATCAAAACGCCGGAAATCGTCGCCGAGCAATTGGCGTCCGACGGCACCTGCAAATGGGCCATGCAGACCCATTGCGGCAACAAGGTGGAAACCGTTTACATCCCGGAAGAACGCCGCGCCACCCTATGCATCTCGTCACAAGTAGGTTGCGCGCTGGCGTGCAGTTTTTGCTCCACGGCGCAGCAAGGCTTCAACCGCAATTTAAGCGCCGGCGAAATCATCGGCCAGCTGTATCTGGCACAGAAACGCCTGGGGCCCGAAAGACGCATCACCAATGTCGTGATGATGGGCATGGGCGAGCCTTTATTGAATTTCGACAATGTCGTCGCGGCGATGAATCTGATGATGGACGACTTCGCGTATGGCCTGTCCAAGCGCCGCGTCACCATCAGCACATCCGGCGTGGTACCGGCGATGCACCGTTTGGGACAGGCTTGCGACGTCAGCATGGCCGTATCGCTGCATGCGCCCAATGACGCACTGCGCGACCAACTGGTGCCTATCAATCAGAAATACCCATTGGCCGAGTTGATGGAAGCCTGCCGCGAATATGCCAAAATCGGGCCGCGCAAGCATATTACTTTTGAATACGTAATGCTGGCGGGCGTCAACGATAGCCTGGAAGACGCCAAAACCCTGGTCAAGTTGCTGAAAAACGTACCGTCCAAGGTCAATCTGATTCCGTTCAATCCGTTTCCACAATCGCCTTACCGCTGCTCGGATACCGCGACCATCCTGAAGTTCCGCGATGTGCTGCATAACGCCGGCATCGTCACGACGATACGCAAGACCCGCGGCGAAGACATCGATGCGGCCTGTGGACAATTGGTCGGGCAAGTGCAGGATAAAAGCCGCAGGCATTTGAAACTGCAAAACGCCAGGATGGAGAATCATGCGGTCTAG
- a CDS encoding ABC transporter permease: MHTLWHKVRADLWVSKSRSLLAVISIAAGVFCVGTLFGMIDLQLGKMDAAHRQSAPSHINLMLRTDADLKLLMAIESLPGVAGVDTLTQLTVQFRRPGEAEWHLATLIVRPDYANQRFDKTALHKGEWPARDHLAIENLSATFAGLGIGDAIEFQTAGGNKTLPVTGVLRHPFVKPPKFGGQVHFFTDMATAASFVVPAHSFRQLLVRVKEPYSAEAARAVATNIRALLGDNGIAVNATLLQDPEKHWGRPFLAGVNQVLQIMALAALALASVLIMNTVSAHITQQTDQIGVMKALGGSSLTIAMLYLSETGLLALLAILLAAPLALLAAYYSSCHLLGLFNIACGGFDFSPRAVLYMLLGGLLVPLLAALGPVWRGAAMTVRVAIASYGLGADFGYSRFDRIIEWLGERLLPTLQAAALGNLFRRKARLLLTQGVLIIAGLTFLVLSSLMASLNLTLDNEMARSRFSVRLGFVQDQPEQKVSDIVRSLPATRSLEFWQRMPMELSKNGAALRQQGSLGAQLLALPAASTLYQPLIEAGRWLQTEDAGQHVLVLSADTAVLNGIQVGDSLDMAMGPVKQSWRVVGIYRWLAGSNFTVEPVYAPLETLRDITRRKDAASFVLLDAAVADLAEETDYLRQLKQAFQDHAMQLDVYTTQSKWQQRQFARNQFNPVLGTLLGLACMIAAVGGIGLSGVLAINVLQRTREIGVLRAIGAPSGAVFRLFLLEGMLHGIMAWSLSVPLAYLAAEPVARQLGKTMLGMALDFAFDLKAVFYWLGIVLVLAFLASYWPAMKATRLTVRDSLGH; the protein is encoded by the coding sequence GTGCATACCCTTTGGCATAAAGTCAGGGCCGATTTGTGGGTCTCCAAATCCCGCAGTTTGTTGGCCGTGATCAGCATCGCCGCCGGTGTGTTTTGCGTTGGCACCCTGTTTGGCATGATCGATCTGCAACTCGGCAAAATGGACGCTGCGCACAGACAGTCGGCGCCTTCGCATATCAATCTGATGCTCCGTACCGATGCCGATTTGAAGCTGTTGATGGCCATCGAATCCCTGCCCGGTGTGGCAGGCGTCGATACCCTGACGCAACTGACGGTGCAGTTTCGCCGTCCCGGCGAGGCCGAATGGCACTTGGCGACCTTGATCGTGCGCCCGGATTATGCGAACCAGCGTTTCGATAAAACCGCGCTGCATAAGGGCGAGTGGCCGGCGCGTGATCATCTGGCCATCGAGAACCTGTCCGCGACTTTTGCCGGCCTGGGGATCGGTGACGCCATCGAATTCCAGACCGCCGGCGGCAATAAAACCCTGCCTGTTACGGGCGTGCTTCGTCATCCCTTCGTCAAGCCGCCCAAATTCGGTGGCCAGGTGCATTTCTTTACCGACATGGCCACGGCCGCCAGCTTCGTTGTGCCGGCTCACAGTTTTCGCCAATTGCTGGTGCGGGTCAAGGAGCCTTATAGCGCGGAGGCGGCGCGCGCCGTAGCAACCAACATTCGCGCATTGCTCGGCGACAATGGTATTGCCGTCAACGCCACCTTGCTGCAAGACCCGGAAAAACACTGGGGACGGCCGTTTCTGGCGGGCGTCAACCAGGTGTTGCAAATCATGGCGCTGGCGGCCTTGGCATTGGCCAGCGTATTGATCATGAATACCGTCTCGGCCCATATCACCCAGCAAACCGATCAGATTGGCGTCATGAAGGCCCTGGGCGGTTCGTCCTTGACCATTGCCATGTTGTATTTGAGCGAAACCGGGCTGTTGGCCTTGCTGGCCATCCTATTGGCCGCACCGCTGGCGCTGCTGGCGGCTTATTACAGTTCCTGCCATTTGCTGGGCCTGTTCAATATCGCCTGCGGCGGATTCGATTTTTCGCCGCGCGCCGTGCTGTATATGTTGCTCGGCGGCCTGCTGGTGCCGCTATTGGCGGCCTTGGGGCCGGTTTGGCGCGGCGCAGCGATGACGGTGCGGGTCGCTATCGCCAGTTACGGGCTGGGCGCGGATTTTGGTTACAGCCGCTTCGATCGCATCATCGAATGGCTGGGCGAGCGCTTGTTGCCAACCTTGCAGGCCGCCGCGCTGGGCAATCTGTTTCGGCGCAAGGCCCGGTTGCTGCTGACCCAAGGCGTGTTGATCATCGCCGGCCTCACGTTTTTGGTGCTGAGCAGTTTGATGGCCTCGCTGAACCTGACGCTGGACAACGAAATGGCCAGAAGCCGCTTTTCGGTCAGACTGGGCTTCGTGCAGGATCAGCCCGAACAAAAAGTCAGCGACATCGTGCGCTCGTTGCCGGCGACCCGGTCGCTGGAATTCTGGCAGCGCATGCCGATGGAATTGTCCAAAAACGGCGCAGCGCTAAGGCAACAGGGGAGTCTCGGCGCGCAATTGCTGGCCTTGCCGGCGGCGTCCACGCTGTACCAACCGTTGATCGAAGCCGGCCGCTGGCTGCAAACCGAAGACGCCGGACAACACGTGTTGGTCTTGAGCGCCGATACCGCCGTGCTGAATGGCATCCAGGTCGGCGACAGCCTGGATATGGCCATGGGGCCGGTCAAACAAAGCTGGCGGGTGGTCGGTATCTACCGCTGGCTGGCCGGCAGTAATTTTACGGTCGAGCCGGTCTATGCGCCGCTGGAAACCTTGCGCGACATCACCAGGCGCAAGGACGCGGCTTCATTCGTCTTGCTGGACGCGGCGGTAGCCGATTTGGCCGAGGAAACCGATTATCTGCGGCAGTTGAAACAAGCCTTTCAAGACCATGCCATGCAACTGGACGTTTACACCACCCAGAGCAAATGGCAGCAGCGCCAGTTCGCCCGCAATCAATTCAACCCGGTGCTGGGCACCTTGCTCGGGTTGGCCTGCATGATTGCGGCGGTCGGCGGTATAGGCCTATCCGGGGTACTGGCGATCAACGTATTGCAGCGCACCCGCGAAATCGGCGTGCTGCGCGCGATTGGCGCGCCGTCCGGCGCGGTGTTTCGCTTGTTTTTGCTGGAAGGCATGCTGCACGGCATCATGGCCTGGTCGCTGAGCGTGCCTTTGGCTTATCTGGCTGCGGAGCCAGTGGCCAGGCAGTTGGGCAAGACCATGCTGGGCATGGCATTGGATTTTGCCTTTGACCTTAAGGCGGTGTTTTACTGGCTGGGAATCGTCTTGGTGCTGGCCTTCCTGGCCTCCTACTGGCCGGCCATGAAAGCGACGCGGTTGACGGTTAGGGACAGTTTGGGGCATTGA
- the secD gene encoding protein translocase subunit SecD: protein MQNYFPLWKNILVLTVLVFGIIYALPNVYGNDPAVQLASSNATPLQQSQADEIAASIKNAGYPLKAFEFQDGKILARFNNTDDQMKAADMLSNKMSGRATVALNLAPATPAWLTALGAKPMYLGLDLRGGVHFTLEVDMDTAVKQAEERYGNDIRGAFREAKVRYQSVSKEANGIKVVLADEENRVAAAAVLNKDFRNLDLSESGTNEFLLTLPEREIFAIKKSALEQNITTLRNRVNELGVAEPVIQQQGTSRIVVQLPGVQDTAHAKELLGTTATLEYRLVDVENDVNAAVAGHVPVGSRLYKDKNGAPILLKRSVIVTGDQITDASSGMDQDGQAAVFITLDGAGAKKMGKLTQENIGKPMAVVFIEYKSETRLINGQKVQHKEKIEKVISVATIRDSFSKRFQTTGLDSPQEARNLALLLRAGALAAPVEIAEERTVGPSLGQENIDQGMMSIVVGFLVVVAFMAIYYRGFGLIANFALLFNLVLLTAILSLLQATLTLPGMAGIVLTLGMAVDANVLINERIREEVRNGQSPQASIFLGYEKAFATILDSNITTLLVALLLFGFGTGPVKGFAVVLCLGILTSMFTAISGSRMLVNWFYGGDRRVEKLSI, encoded by the coding sequence ATGCAAAATTATTTCCCGCTCTGGAAAAACATTCTAGTCTTGACCGTTCTGGTTTTCGGCATTATTTACGCACTACCCAATGTCTACGGCAACGATCCTGCAGTTCAGCTGGCTTCCAGCAACGCCACACCGCTGCAACAAAGCCAGGCCGACGAAATAGCCGCCAGCATCAAAAACGCCGGCTACCCATTGAAGGCGTTCGAATTCCAGGACGGCAAAATCCTGGCCCGCTTCAACAACACCGACGATCAGATGAAAGCCGCCGACATGCTCAGCAACAAGATGTCCGGTCGGGCAACCGTCGCCCTGAATCTGGCGCCAGCCACGCCGGCATGGTTGACCGCGTTGGGTGCAAAACCGATGTATCTTGGCCTGGACCTGCGTGGTGGCGTGCATTTCACGCTGGAAGTGGACATGGATACCGCGGTGAAACAAGCCGAGGAACGCTACGGCAATGATATCCGCGGCGCCTTCCGCGAAGCCAAGGTCCGTTACCAATCGGTCTCCAAGGAAGCCAACGGCATCAAGGTCGTGCTGGCCGACGAAGAAAATCGGGTGGCCGCTGCCGCGGTATTGAACAAGGATTTTCGCAATCTGGACCTAAGCGAAAGCGGCACCAACGAATTCTTGTTGACGCTGCCCGAACGCGAAATTTTCGCGATCAAAAAATCCGCGCTGGAACAAAACATCACCACGTTGCGTAATCGGGTCAATGAATTGGGCGTTGCCGAACCCGTCATCCAGCAACAAGGCACCAGCCGCATCGTCGTGCAGTTACCCGGCGTGCAAGACACCGCCCACGCCAAGGAACTGCTGGGCACCACCGCGACTCTGGAATATCGTCTGGTGGATGTCGAAAACGATGTCAATGCCGCCGTCGCCGGCCATGTCCCCGTGGGCAGCCGCCTGTATAAAGACAAGAACGGCGCCCCCATTCTGTTGAAACGCTCGGTGATCGTCACCGGCGACCAAATCACCGACGCCTCCTCCGGCATGGACCAAGACGGCCAGGCCGCCGTATTCATTACGCTGGACGGCGCGGGCGCCAAGAAAATGGGCAAATTGACCCAGGAAAACATCGGCAAGCCGATGGCCGTGGTATTCATCGAGTACAAATCGGAAACCCGCCTGATCAATGGCCAGAAAGTTCAGCACAAGGAAAAAATCGAAAAAGTCATCAGCGTCGCGACGATTCGCGACTCGTTCAGCAAACGCTTCCAAACCACCGGCCTGGATAGCCCTCAGGAAGCCCGCAACCTGGCACTGCTATTGAGAGCCGGCGCGCTGGCGGCCCCGGTTGAAATCGCCGAAGAACGCACCGTCGGCCCCAGTCTCGGCCAGGAAAACATCGACCAGGGCATGATGTCCATCGTCGTCGGCTTTTTGGTCGTCGTCGCCTTCATGGCCATTTACTATCGCGGCTTCGGTCTGATCGCGAACTTTGCCTTGCTGTTCAACCTGGTATTGCTGACGGCCATTCTGTCATTGCTGCAAGCCACCCTGACCCTGCCGGGCATGGCCGGTATCGTGTTGACGCTCGGTATGGCGGTGGACGCCAACGTGTTGATCAACGAACGCATACGCGAGGAAGTCCGCAATGGACAAAGTCCGCAGGCCAGTATTTTCCTGGGTTACGAAAAGGCCTTCGCGACGATTCTGGACTCCAACATCACCACCTTGCTGGTAGCCTTGTTGTTGTTTGGTTTCGGCACCGGTCCCGTCAAAGGCTTCGCGGTCGTACTGTGCCTCGGCATTCTGACGTCGATGTTTACCGCCATCTCCGGCAGCCGCATGCTGGTGAACTGGTTCTACGGCGGCGACCGTCGCGTGGAAAAACTGTCGATCTAA
- the ndk gene encoding nucleoside-diphosphate kinase: protein MAIERTFSIIKPDAVAKNVIGEIVSRFEKNGLRVVASKMLQLTQEQAEGFYAEHKERGFFKDLVSFMTSGPVIVQVLEGENAVLKNRELMGATNPKEAAPGTIRADFAVSIDENAVHGSDASESAAREIAYFFSANELCDRIR, encoded by the coding sequence ATGGCAATTGAACGTACTTTCTCAATCATCAAGCCGGATGCCGTCGCTAAAAACGTGATTGGGGAAATTGTCAGCCGTTTCGAAAAAAATGGCCTGCGTGTCGTTGCATCCAAAATGCTGCAACTGACCCAAGAACAAGCCGAAGGCTTTTATGCCGAACATAAGGAACGCGGCTTTTTCAAGGACTTGGTCAGCTTCATGACCTCTGGCCCTGTGATCGTGCAAGTGCTGGAAGGCGAAAATGCCGTTCTGAAAAACCGCGAACTGATGGGTGCCACCAACCCTAAAGAGGCCGCCCCAGGCACCATTCGCGCCGACTTCGCGGTCAGCATCGACGAAAATGCCGTACACGGTTCCGATGCGTCAGAATCCGCCGCGAGAGAAATCGCTTACTTCTTCTCTGCGAATGAACTCTGCGACCGCATCCGCTAA
- the yajC gene encoding preprotein translocase subunit YajC: MSFFISDAMAQAAPAAQQPGFEGMLFPLGILIFFYFLFIRPQSKRNKEQKQMLAALGKGSEVVTTGGILGKVVELDDNFVKLEVGENSFLQVQRHAIANMMPKGTFKTVNKQKPKA; encoded by the coding sequence ATGAGCTTTTTTATCTCTGATGCCATGGCCCAAGCCGCACCAGCAGCGCAACAACCCGGATTCGAAGGCATGCTGTTCCCGTTGGGCATTTTGATATTCTTTTATTTCCTGTTCATTCGCCCGCAATCCAAACGCAACAAAGAACAAAAACAAATGCTGGCGGCACTGGGCAAAGGTTCCGAAGTCGTCACCACCGGCGGCATCCTGGGCAAAGTCGTGGAACTGGATGACAATTTCGTCAAACTGGAAGTGGGCGAAAACAGTTTTCTGCAAGTACAACGTCACGCCATCGCCAACATGATGCCCAAAGGCACTTTTAAAACCGTCAACAAACAAAAACCCAAAGCTTGA
- a CDS encoding ABC transporter ATP-binding protein gives MNKIIELKQVYKDYPQAGVLQTVLHGIDLEIVPGEFVAIVGPSGNGKSTLLNLLTGIDHPSRGEVIVNGTALQSLSNEKLTRWRGANIGIVFQFFQLLPALSLLQNVMLPMDFLGILDKARRKARAMQLLERVGLADAAHRLPSQVSGGQQQRAAIARALASDPPLIVADEPTGNLDAATADAVFDLFAHLRDQGKTLVMVTHNEDLADAASRKLEIRSGRIHADTPARAG, from the coding sequence ATGAACAAGATCATCGAATTAAAGCAGGTTTACAAAGATTATCCGCAGGCCGGCGTGTTGCAAACCGTGTTGCACGGCATCGACCTGGAGATCGTTCCGGGCGAGTTCGTCGCCATCGTCGGCCCGTCCGGCAATGGCAAATCCACCTTGTTGAACCTGTTGACCGGCATAGATCATCCCAGTCGCGGCGAAGTCATCGTCAACGGCACGGCCCTGCAATCCCTGAGCAATGAAAAATTGACGCGCTGGCGCGGCGCCAACATCGGCATCGTGTTTCAATTCTTTCAACTGTTGCCGGCTTTGAGTCTGTTGCAAAACGTCATGTTGCCGATGGATTTTCTCGGCATATTGGACAAAGCCCGGCGCAAGGCGCGAGCGATGCAGTTGCTGGAACGGGTGGGCCTGGCCGATGCGGCCCATCGCCTGCCCAGTCAGGTGTCCGGCGGACAGCAGCAACGGGCGGCCATTGCCCGCGCCCTGGCCAGTGATCCGCCATTGATCGTCGCCGACGAACCGACCGGCAATCTGGATGCCGCCACCGCCGACGCGGTGTTCGATTTGTTCGCCCATCTGCGCGACCAGGGCAAAACCTTGGTCATGGTCACGCACAACGAAGACCTGGCCGACGCCGCCAGCCGCAAGCTGGAAATCCGTAGCGGCCGCATTCACGCCGATACGCCGGCGCGGGCAGGTTGA
- the pilW gene encoding type IV pilus biogenesis/stability protein PilW — translation MRSSVKLRFLAILVACNLTSACALVPDFGGNGMSNREKADLNLQMGVRYLEMNMLEVAKEKLETAYDLDSSNAETLNALAIYYERMKNDEEAADYYESAIGKDPDNYSIKNNYGQFLCQRGMQEKGLTLLQESLDSSINKRPWLALTNIGICRQQSDANQAEDYFRRALQANPAYPPALQEMMKISYNKQQYMSARAFLERYTAVAKHSPITLWYGFQTERALGNSQSAENYKEQLLNTFPTSTEANEVKSAISK, via the coding sequence ATGCGGTCTAGCGTCAAATTGCGTTTTCTGGCCATCCTGGTGGCCTGCAATTTGACCAGCGCCTGCGCGCTGGTGCCGGACTTCGGCGGCAACGGCATGAGCAATCGGGAAAAAGCCGATCTGAATCTGCAAATGGGCGTGCGCTATCTGGAAATGAACATGCTGGAAGTGGCGAAGGAAAAATTGGAAACGGCCTACGACCTGGATTCCAGCAATGCGGAAACCCTGAATGCGCTGGCGATCTATTACGAACGCATGAAGAATGACGAGGAAGCCGCCGACTACTACGAATCAGCCATCGGCAAGGATCCCGACAATTACAGCATCAAAAACAATTACGGCCAGTTTTTGTGTCAGCGCGGCATGCAGGAAAAGGGCCTGACCTTGCTGCAAGAGTCGCTGGATTCCTCCATCAACAAGCGGCCATGGCTGGCGTTGACGAACATCGGCATTTGCCGCCAGCAAAGCGACGCCAACCAGGCCGAAGACTATTTCCGCCGCGCCTTGCAAGCCAATCCGGCCTATCCGCCGGCGCTGCAGGAAATGATGAAAATCAGTTATAACAAACAACAATATATGTCGGCACGAGCGTTTTTGGAGCGCTATACCGCCGTCGCGAAACACAGTCCTATAACCTTGTGGTATGGTTTCCAGACCGAACGCGCATTGGGCAATAGTCAGAGCGCGGAAAATTATAAAGAACAGTTACTCAACACATTTCCGACCTCCACCGAGGCCAACGAAGTCAAATCCGCGATCAGCAAATAA
- a CDS encoding CNNM domain-containing protein, with protein MSFELGLILLLIALNGVFAMSEMAIVSSRKVRLQQMGERGNHGASKALELAEQPTRFLSTIQVGITSIGVKRV; from the coding sequence ATGTCTTTTGAACTTGGCTTGATTTTATTGTTGATTGCCCTGAACGGCGTATTTGCGATGTCGGAAATGGCCATCGTCTCGTCCCGCAAGGTTCGCTTGCAACAAATGGGCGAACGCGGCAACCATGGCGCGTCCAAGGCATTGGAGCTCGCGGAGCAACCCACCCGCTTTCTTTCGACGATACAGGTGGGAATTACCTCGATCGGAGTAAAGCGCGTTTGA
- the asd gene encoding archaetidylserine decarboxylase (Phosphatidylserine decarboxylase is synthesized as a single chain precursor. Generation of the pyruvoyl active site from a Ser is coupled to cleavage of a Gly-Ser bond between the larger (beta) and smaller (alpha chains). It is an integral membrane protein.): MTLKQLFTVLPQYALPHHALSTLMSKLTHCTNPTWKNAFIKTIISLYGVNMAEAKFQELAHYPSFNAFFTRELKDGARPIAAEADAIACPADGAVSQAGPIANGRIFQAKGHDYSALELLGGDAERAKAFENGSFATIYLSPRDYHRLHMPLKGTLKEMVHVPGRLFSVNAATVEGVPNLFARNERVVSLFDTEAGPMALVLVGAIFVSSVETVWHGVVTPPTIGEPRTWRYQENAPVLEKGAEMGRFNMGSTIIVLFGKDKTAWDADLVAGKLVKLGEHIGRCF; the protein is encoded by the coding sequence ATGACATTAAAACAGCTTTTTACCGTTCTGCCGCAATACGCCCTGCCGCACCACGCGCTCTCGACGCTGATGTCGAAATTGACGCATTGCACCAATCCCACCTGGAAAAACGCCTTCATCAAGACCATCATCAGCCTGTACGGCGTCAACATGGCCGAAGCCAAATTCCAGGAACTGGCTCATTACCCCAGCTTCAACGCTTTTTTTACCCGCGAACTCAAAGACGGCGCGCGTCCCATCGCCGCCGAAGCCGACGCGATTGCCTGTCCTGCCGACGGCGCCGTCAGTCAGGCCGGCCCCATCGCTAATGGCCGGATTTTTCAAGCCAAGGGTCATGACTATAGCGCCCTGGAATTGCTGGGCGGCGACGCCGAACGCGCCAAGGCCTTTGAAAACGGCTCTTTCGCCACCATTTACCTGTCACCCAGGGATTATCACCGCCTGCACATGCCATTGAAAGGCACACTGAAGGAAATGGTGCATGTACCCGGCCGTTTGTTCAGCGTCAACGCCGCGACCGTCGAAGGCGTGCCCAACCTGTTTGCCCGCAACGAACGCGTGGTAAGCCTGTTCGACACCGAAGCCGGCCCGATGGCCTTGGTGTTGGTCGGGGCGATTTTCGTTTCCAGCGTGGAAACCGTCTGGCATGGCGTGGTCACGCCGCCCACCATCGGCGAGCCCAGAACCTGGCGTTATCAGGAAAACGCCCCGGTACTGGAAAAAGGCGCCGAAATGGGCCGCTTCAATATGGGCTCCACCATCATCGTGCTGTTCGGCAAGGACAAAACCGCCTGGGATGCCGACCTGGTCGCGGGCAAACTCGTGAAACTCGGCGAACACATAGGTCGTTGTTTTTGA